The following proteins come from a genomic window of Leopardus geoffroyi isolate Oge1 chromosome A3, O.geoffroyi_Oge1_pat1.0, whole genome shotgun sequence:
- the SRSF7 gene encoding serine/arginine-rich splicing factor 7 isoform X3, protein MSRYGRYGGETKVYVGNLGTGAGKGELERAFSYYGPLRTVWIARNPPGFAFVEFEDPRDAEDAVRGLDGKVICGSRVRVELSTGMPRRSRFDRPPARRPFDPNDRCYECGEKGHYAYDCHRYSRRRRSRSRSRSHSRSRGRRYSRSRSRSRGRRSRSASPRRSRSVSLRRSRSASLRRSRSGSIKGSRYFQSRSRSRSRSRSLSRPRSSRSPSGSPRRSASPERVD, encoded by the exons ATGTCGCGTTACGGGCGTTATGGAGGAG AAACCAAGGTGTATGTTGGTAATCTGGGAACCGGTGCCGGCAAAGGAGAGTTAGAAAGGGCTTTCAGTTATTATGGTCCCTTAAGAACTGTGTGGATTGCAAGAAATCCTCCAGGATTTGCCTTTGTGGAATTTGAAGATCCCAGAGATGCAGAAGATGCAGTGCGAGGCCTGGATGGGAA GGTGATTTGTGGTTCCCGAGTGAGAGTTGAATTATCAACAGGCATGCCTCGGAGGTCTCGTTTTGATAGACCACCAGCCCGCCGTCCCTTTGATCCCAATGATAGATGCTATGAATGTGGCGAAAAGGGACATTATGCTTATGATTGTCATCGTTATAGCCGGCGGCGGCGAagcag GTCACGGTCTAGATCACATTCGAGATCCAGAGGTAGGCGATACTCTCGCTCAcgcagcaggagcaggggaaggag GTCAAGATCAGCATCTCCACGAAGATCAAGGTCTGTGTCTCTTCGGAGATCAAGATCAGCCTCACTCAGACGATCTAGGTCTGGTTCTATAAAAGGATCGAGGTATTTCCA ATCCCGGTCGAGGTCAAGATCAAGATCCAGGTCTCTTTCACGACCAAGAAGCAG tcgTTCCCCATCAGGAAGTCCACGAAGAAGTGCAAGTCCTGAAAGAGTGGACTGA
- the SRSF7 gene encoding serine/arginine-rich splicing factor 7 isoform X2 has protein sequence MSRYGRYGGETKVYVGNLGTGAGKGELERAFSYYGPLRTVWIARNPPGFAFVEFEDPRDAEDAVRGLDGKVICGSRVRVELSTGMPRRSRFDRPPARRPFDPNDRCYECGEKGHYAYDCHRYSRRRRSRSRSRSHSRSRGRRYSRSRSRSRGRRSRSASPRRSRSVSLRRSRSASLRRSRSGSIKGSRSRSRSRSRSRSLSRPRSSRSKSRSPSPKRSRSPSGSPRRSASPERVD, from the exons ATGTCGCGTTACGGGCGTTATGGAGGAG AAACCAAGGTGTATGTTGGTAATCTGGGAACCGGTGCCGGCAAAGGAGAGTTAGAAAGGGCTTTCAGTTATTATGGTCCCTTAAGAACTGTGTGGATTGCAAGAAATCCTCCAGGATTTGCCTTTGTGGAATTTGAAGATCCCAGAGATGCAGAAGATGCAGTGCGAGGCCTGGATGGGAA GGTGATTTGTGGTTCCCGAGTGAGAGTTGAATTATCAACAGGCATGCCTCGGAGGTCTCGTTTTGATAGACCACCAGCCCGCCGTCCCTTTGATCCCAATGATAGATGCTATGAATGTGGCGAAAAGGGACATTATGCTTATGATTGTCATCGTTATAGCCGGCGGCGGCGAagcag GTCACGGTCTAGATCACATTCGAGATCCAGAGGTAGGCGATACTCTCGCTCAcgcagcaggagcaggggaaggag GTCAAGATCAGCATCTCCACGAAGATCAAGGTCTGTGTCTCTTCGGAGATCAAGATCAGCCTCACTCAGACGATCTAGGTCTGGTTCTATAAAAGGATCGAG ATCCCGGTCGAGGTCAAGATCAAGATCCAGGTCTCTTTCACGACCAAGAAGCAG CCGATCAAAGTCCAGATCTCCATCTCCAAAAAGAAG tcgTTCCCCATCAGGAAGTCCACGAAGAAGTGCAAGTCCTGAAAGAGTGGACTGA
- the SRSF7 gene encoding serine/arginine-rich splicing factor 7 isoform X1, whose protein sequence is MSRYGRYGGETKVYVGNLGTGAGKGELERAFSYYGPLRTVWIARNPPGFAFVEFEDPRDAEDAVRGLDGKVICGSRVRVELSTGMPRRSRFDRPPARRPFDPNDRCYECGEKGHYAYDCHRYSRRRRSRSRSRSHSRSRGRRYSRSRSRSRGRRSRSASPRRSRSVSLRRSRSASLRRSRSGSIKGSRYFQSRSRSRSRSRSLSRPRSSRSKSRSPSPKRSRSPSGSPRRSASPERVD, encoded by the exons ATGTCGCGTTACGGGCGTTATGGAGGAG AAACCAAGGTGTATGTTGGTAATCTGGGAACCGGTGCCGGCAAAGGAGAGTTAGAAAGGGCTTTCAGTTATTATGGTCCCTTAAGAACTGTGTGGATTGCAAGAAATCCTCCAGGATTTGCCTTTGTGGAATTTGAAGATCCCAGAGATGCAGAAGATGCAGTGCGAGGCCTGGATGGGAA GGTGATTTGTGGTTCCCGAGTGAGAGTTGAATTATCAACAGGCATGCCTCGGAGGTCTCGTTTTGATAGACCACCAGCCCGCCGTCCCTTTGATCCCAATGATAGATGCTATGAATGTGGCGAAAAGGGACATTATGCTTATGATTGTCATCGTTATAGCCGGCGGCGGCGAagcag GTCACGGTCTAGATCACATTCGAGATCCAGAGGTAGGCGATACTCTCGCTCAcgcagcaggagcaggggaaggag GTCAAGATCAGCATCTCCACGAAGATCAAGGTCTGTGTCTCTTCGGAGATCAAGATCAGCCTCACTCAGACGATCTAGGTCTGGTTCTATAAAAGGATCGAGGTATTTCCA ATCCCGGTCGAGGTCAAGATCAAGATCCAGGTCTCTTTCACGACCAAGAAGCAG CCGATCAAAGTCCAGATCTCCATCTCCAAAAAGAAG tcgTTCCCCATCAGGAAGTCCACGAAGAAGTGCAAGTCCTGAAAGAGTGGACTGA
- the SRSF7 gene encoding serine/arginine-rich splicing factor 7 isoform X4, with protein sequence MSRYGRYGGETKVYVGNLGTGAGKGELERAFSYYGPLRTVWIARNPPGFAFVEFEDPRDAEDAVRGLDGKVICGSRVRVELSTGMPRRSRFDRPPARRPFDPNDRCYECGEKGHYAYDCHRYSRRRRSRSRSRSHSRSRGRRYSRSRSRSRGRRSRSASPRRSRSVSLRRSRSASLRRSRSGSIKGSRSRSRSRSRSRSLSRPRSSRSPSGSPRRSASPERVD encoded by the exons ATGTCGCGTTACGGGCGTTATGGAGGAG AAACCAAGGTGTATGTTGGTAATCTGGGAACCGGTGCCGGCAAAGGAGAGTTAGAAAGGGCTTTCAGTTATTATGGTCCCTTAAGAACTGTGTGGATTGCAAGAAATCCTCCAGGATTTGCCTTTGTGGAATTTGAAGATCCCAGAGATGCAGAAGATGCAGTGCGAGGCCTGGATGGGAA GGTGATTTGTGGTTCCCGAGTGAGAGTTGAATTATCAACAGGCATGCCTCGGAGGTCTCGTTTTGATAGACCACCAGCCCGCCGTCCCTTTGATCCCAATGATAGATGCTATGAATGTGGCGAAAAGGGACATTATGCTTATGATTGTCATCGTTATAGCCGGCGGCGGCGAagcag GTCACGGTCTAGATCACATTCGAGATCCAGAGGTAGGCGATACTCTCGCTCAcgcagcaggagcaggggaaggag GTCAAGATCAGCATCTCCACGAAGATCAAGGTCTGTGTCTCTTCGGAGATCAAGATCAGCCTCACTCAGACGATCTAGGTCTGGTTCTATAAAAGGATCGAG ATCCCGGTCGAGGTCAAGATCAAGATCCAGGTCTCTTTCACGACCAAGAAGCAG tcgTTCCCCATCAGGAAGTCCACGAAGAAGTGCAAGTCCTGAAAGAGTGGACTGA